CAGTACCATATTCATTTAAATACAACCCTTGTTACAGTTCATATTATAATTATAATACCACAGAAGTTTAATGTTTAAAGTTGGTTATAATGGTTAATACTATAAGAATACTTTAAAGTCACTCATTATGTTCTAATTAGTGAAAGCCCTGGGGTTGAAACCTAGGGCTTTTGTGTTTTAAGTTTATATTAACTCATAGTCTTTAATCATTTTCTTGTATTAATCATTCCTATCTCTTAGATCATATTTAATTTCTTTATCATCGCAAGAAATATCTTTTTCCAAATTTATTTGTCTTACTATTTATAAACTTCCCATTATATTTAAAAGTGACTGATAACTATCTACTTCATAGATACTTAATATGACTTGTAGATAATTCATTAAATAGTTTTTTTGCACATGTAATTTTAGCTTCTTCAATTTTTCCTAAATGCATACTTTTCATTCTTAACTTTTATTAATAACGTTCCGTTAAATAAAAATGTCTAAAGCCCTTTAAAACCAAGGCTATAGGCTTGCAACCTTTTGTTTGTTGTATTCTAAAAATCATTGCACTTTTTTGGAGTACTGGGTGCAATGTAACTTTTAATAATGTACTGTTCCAGTTTATATTTTTTAATCTTTCCATATATCTCTGGACCCTCATTAAGCTTTATGATTATATCATTCAACTTATATTGTATCATCCTTTTAGAATATCCTGTTTGTTGTACTATTTTCATTATTGGATATTTAAATATATATCTCATGTAAAATATATCTTTCTCCACGGTCTCCAGAGTATTATTTATTTCCATTGTAAATTCCAAGGTTTTAAAATATCTTTCCTCATATCCTCCGGTATTCTATTTAATGTCATAGTGGTCACTATCCTTTTTACGTTTAATTGTCTCGTAACGGGCATATACCCACTTTACAATATTAAGAACTATGCGAAGCAATATTTTCAAACTTAACACCTATTCGTGAAAAACATTCATAAGATACAATATCACATCCATCCACTTATTCAATATCATATATTATGAGGATATTCTAACAATTAACTTATACTTAAAAAATTCACAGTGCTATTAAATTGTATTATTAAAATTCTCTATAAGGGGGATCAATATATGAATTCAATATCAGATATTAATTTAAATAATGATTATAGACATAATTGTAAAATCAACGAACCAAACCTAGTTATCTTAAAATGTGGAGAAGCTGGTCAGATAATACTACCTGACACTACCCCAGGCGGAACTACTGCTACTATCGCTACTGTCACTATAGATACTTCTAAATTTTGTAATCCATGTACGAAGCTTGAATTTACAAGTAATATAATCGCAACACCTACTTCACCCACAGCACCTGTTGTAGGAACTTTAAATTTTCAAGTATTTAGATTTTGTAATGATCAACAACCCATACCTATTGGCGGACAATTTTCTCTTGCAGTAGCACAAGCAACAGCAGTCCCTGCTTCTACTATATTCACATTTTTTGTATGTGATTGTAACCAATGTTTAAACGGATGCTGCACTTATGCTATAACAGTGACAGCTGCTGGGACTATTATTACAGGCAATATTGGTGTTTTCGCTGCAAGACTAGCAGCAATTACTGTAGATAATCCAGAATAATACTATTGAATAAATAATTTTTAAGAAAATGGTATATTAACCATATAATCTTTTCTTGGTTGATTGGTACCATTTTCATTTCATCACCCCTTTAGACACAATAAGGGAAAATTATGTATTAAAATAAATGATAAACGTTTAAAAATTCGATTTTGACTTATCAAGTTTAAGTTGTTCTTCACCCCATATAGCTAATTCATTCAATGTAGGAAGTAACGCTTTACCTCTTTCTGTTAAAGAATATTCAACTTTAGGAGGAATCGTTTCATATTGGATCCTAACAATAAGTTTATGTTCTTCTAATTCTTTTAAGGATTTTGTAAGCATCATGTTAGTAATACCTTTAACTTTTCGTTTTAATTCATTATATCTAGTAGAGTCTTTAGTGGATAAACACCACATGATAGGCAATTTCCATTTTTGTCCTACAATATCAAGCGCATATATAACAGGACATTGTATATCATATATATTATCATTAGGAAATTCCTTATTACAATTCATAATTACAACTCCTTTAAATCTCAAGGTATATTTTTTATACTTACACAGAAAAAACTGCATACTTGTATATTTATACCCTTATGTTATATTAATTATAACATAAAAATAAAATATTAGAAATAGGAGTGTTACTATGAAAGTTTATGCTATTAATGGAAGTCCAAGAAAAAATAAAAATACAGCCACATTACTTCAAAAAACTTTAGATGGAGTAAAAGAAAATACAAAAGATAAAGAAATTGAGACTGAAATAATTAATTTATATGACTTAAACTATACTGGGTGTATAAGTTGCTTTGCCTGTAAAAGACTTGGAAGTAAAAGTTATGGAAAATGTGCATTAAAAGACGATATTCAAGAAGTTTTAGAAAAATTATCTCAAGCTGATGGGATTATTTTCGGATCTCCAGTATATATTGGTAATATAACAGGTCAATTAAAATCATTTTTAGAAAGACTATTATTTCCTTATTTAGTATATGATAAGAACCTTTCTTCAATTGCACCAAAAAAGATGCCAACAGCATTCATTTATACAATGGGTGCTCCAGAAGAATCTATGGAAAATTATAAAGCAATATTCAATAGCGTGGAATCTTCTATAGAACACATATTTACAAAACCAAAAGTAATGTATTGTAATGATACTTACCAGTTTGATGATTACTCAAAATATGAATCTACTCTTTTTTCTGAAGAAGCAAAAGCAACACATAGAAAAATTCAATTTCCTTTAGATTGTCAAAAAGCATTTGAATTAGGTGCTAGTTTAATAAAGTAGAATAAAATGAATGGCTATAAATGTAAAATATTTACACACTTATAGCCGTTTTCTGTTCCATTACTACACAAACCCCAACAACTAATAAAAAAGGAGTTTATATATGACTTTTCAAAGTAAATTCACATAGTTATAAGTGTTAATAGTTTTGAACTAAAAAATAAGGAAGTATCGCTCTAATTTACATTTGTACAATATATATTAGATTAATACTTCTCCAAAAAACAAATGAATCCTCTCAAGAAGGAGAAAAATTTAATAATTGTTCTCTCATGATAAGCAGCATCAAATACATAATAAATCTTTTCTCTAGTAAAATTTATACTACCCCTTATTAATCCAGTTCTCGCCTATTACGTAAAAGTAAGTTATTTTATGTTATAATTACAATGGATTTTTATTTTAATTATGTAAAATTATTAATAATGGAGGTTATAAAATGATTAAAAGCAAATTAATACTTATGCTGTGTGCTATGAGTATAACTTTTTCCATGGCAACTAAAGTAATGGCCGCAAATGACACTCAGCGTATCGGGGGTAGTGATAAGTATGATATCGCTATTGAAATTTCTAAAAGTGGCTGGGCTAATGGTTCAAAATATGCTGTATTAGCTAATGGTGAAAACTTTCCCGATGCTCTTAGTGCAGCTCCTCTTGCTAAAAAATATAATGCTCCTATTCTACTAAATTCGAGTACAACCCTAAACAATAGAGTTGAAGATGAGTTAAAGAGATTAGGGGTAAAGCAAACATTTATTATTGGTGGTTCATCAGTAATATCTGATAACGTTAAGAATAAACTTCAGGAACTTAATATTAAGACTACAAGACTTTGGGGACAAAATAGATATGAAACATCAGTTAAGATTGCAG
This genomic interval from Clostridium kluyveri contains the following:
- a CDS encoding winged helix-turn-helix transcriptional regulator; this encodes MNCNKEFPNDNIYDIQCPVIYALDIVGQKWKLPIMWCLSTKDSTRYNELKRKVKGITNMMLTKSLKELEEHKLIVRIQYETIPPKVEYSLTERGKALLPTLNELAIWGEEQLKLDKSKSNF
- a CDS encoding DUF4489 domain-containing protein; protein product: MNSISDINLNNDYRHNCKINEPNLVILKCGEAGQIILPDTTPGGTTATIATVTIDTSKFCNPCTKLEFTSNIIATPTSPTAPVVGTLNFQVFRFCNDQQPIPIGGQFSLAVAQATAVPASTIFTFFVCDCNQCLNGCCTYAITVTAAGTIITGNIGVFAARLAAITVDNPE
- a CDS encoding flavodoxin family protein, with the protein product MKVYAINGSPRKNKNTATLLQKTLDGVKENTKDKEIETEIINLYDLNYTGCISCFACKRLGSKSYGKCALKDDIQEVLEKLSQADGIIFGSPVYIGNITGQLKSFLERLLFPYLVYDKNLSSIAPKKMPTAFIYTMGAPEESMENYKAIFNSVESSIEHIFTKPKVMYCNDTYQFDDYSKYESTLFSEEAKATHRKIQFPLDCQKAFELGASLIK